The following are encoded in a window of Mycoplasmopsis bovis PG45 genomic DNA:
- a CDS encoding DNA cytosine methyltransferase gives MGKRGIIDLFAGAGGLTLGFTQNNFDILDTIEFWQPAVDTYNFNFKKNVVAKDITDSEVRNELESNWKNKTDLVIGGFPCQGFSLAGRRSKDDERNQLYKYTIDVISRLQPYGFVLENVKGILSFRESDNELVVDKIQKMLAKENYYTKFILLDSSNFGVPQKRERVIFIGCKDKEKVDKVISLLSKHKEKTVTVFEAIGHLEKVADDKEIPNHIFSKHSEEIKERFMKLKEGESLSKSFSDAFRKLSYDKPSPTVKENHGGVHVHPVLPRVLTPRELANLQSFPEDFIFLGTKSNVLKQIGNAVPVKLSYEIAKIVNKVFFNE, from the coding sequence ATGGGCAAACGAGGAATTATAGATTTATTCGCAGGTGCTGGTGGACTAACTCTTGGATTTACTCAGAATAACTTTGATATATTGGACACGATTGAGTTTTGACAACCTGCAGTTGATACATATAATTTTAACTTCAAGAAAAATGTTGTTGCTAAGGATATAACAGATTCTGAAGTTAGAAATGAGCTTGAGAGTAATTGAAAAAATAAGACTGATTTGGTCATTGGCGGTTTCCCTTGCCAAGGATTTTCTTTAGCAGGGAGAAGAAGCAAAGATGATGAAAGAAATCAGCTATATAAATACACAATTGATGTAATCAGCAGGTTACAGCCATATGGTTTTGTTTTGGAAAATGTAAAGGGAATTTTGTCCTTTAGAGAAAGTGATAATGAACTAGTTGTTGATAAGATACAAAAAATGCTAGCAAAAGAAAATTACTACACAAAATTTATACTTTTAGATAGCTCAAATTTTGGCGTTCCGCAAAAAAGAGAGCGTGTAATTTTTATTGGTTGTAAAGACAAAGAAAAAGTTGATAAAGTAATTTCATTACTATCTAAGCACAAAGAAAAAACAGTGACTGTTTTTGAAGCAATAGGTCATTTAGAAAAAGTCGCTGATGACAAAGAAATACCTAATCACATATTTTCTAAGCATTCTGAAGAAATAAAAGAAAGATTTATGAAACTAAAAGAAGGAGAAAGCCTTTCGAAATCTTTTTCTGATGCTTTTAGAAAGCTTTCATATGACAAGCCTTCTCCTACAGTTAAAGAAAATCACGGCGGAGTTCATGTTCATCCTGTTTTACCAAGAGTATTAACTCCTAGAGAATTAGCAAACTTACAATCATTTCCAGAAGACTTTATATTTTTAGGCACTAAATCTAATGTGCTTAAACAAATTGGTAATGCAGTTCCTGTCAAATTATCCTATGAAATAGCCAAAATAGTAAATAAGGTATTTTTTAATGAATAA
- a CDS encoding ribonuclease HIII: MQFLDLDVESSLLENKSIIGVDEVGVGDYFGPLCACAVFIDAQNVNKVAELGIKDSKKLSDKKIKELALKLKNSGLIYYSLAHLNPSGYNKLNKSYNANILKMFVHLKAINSVVFKLKNIKYDYIFIDKYASVDNMLKYYNELVINNNWANFQEINEDILIANKAESYSVSVAAASILARDQFLTLVSKMNDEYNTVFPLGAGPKVSAFAKDFFAKHSYDEEVIKKTCKKSFKMNILN, encoded by the coding sequence TTGCAATTTTTAGACTTAGATGTTGAAAGCAGTTTATTAGAAAATAAAAGCATCATAGGTGTTGATGAAGTGGGCGTTGGTGACTATTTTGGTCCACTTTGTGCCTGTGCTGTTTTTATTGATGCTCAAAATGTAAATAAAGTAGCCGAATTAGGAATAAAAGATAGCAAAAAGCTAAGTGATAAGAAAATCAAAGAGTTAGCATTAAAGCTTAAAAACAGTGGCTTAATCTACTATTCATTAGCTCATTTAAACCCTTCCGGTTACAATAAATTAAATAAAAGTTACAATGCAAACATTTTGAAAATGTTTGTTCATCTTAAAGCAATTAATTCTGTAGTTTTTAAGCTTAAAAACATAAAATATGACTATATATTCATTGACAAATATGCTTCGGTTGATAATATGCTAAAGTATTACAATGAATTAGTAATTAATAATAATTGAGCTAATTTTCAAGAAATTAATGAAGATATTTTGATTGCAAATAAAGCAGAATCATATAGTGTTAGCGTTGCTGCTGCATCAATATTGGCTAGAGATCAATTTTTAACTTTGGTCTCAAAAATGAATGATGAATATAACACTGTATTTCCATTAGGAGCAGGACCAAAAGTTAGCGCATTTGCTAAAGATTTTTTTGCAAAACACAGTTATGATGAAGAAGTTATAAAAAAAACATGCAAAAAAAGTTTTAAAATGAACATTTTGAACTAA
- a CDS encoding Cof-type HAD-IIB family hydrolase, whose protein sequence is MSTLTNNKKEKFLFAIDLDGTLLSSSRENIVPENCIKAIQRAKDEGHVVCIFTGRPWRSTKPIYDMLGLNTVVSNYNGAQIHNPKDDNFIPHIKYLNLNEMLYILGDQKVKKEISNLAIEGPGWVQLEHRDDDIEAVFGFSSAEKFSVGINLNKVPLSPTGIVFDVKETTDAEELRRYLRARYGDLGEFSYWSKGEGLTPVFDITNVTVNKGRALSLLSRYYGVDLDHTVAFGDGFNDVPMFKVATVSVVLGNAADLVKRHATVRLKKTNKEGGVGDYINKFLDNPEKEIAKSKAMALKMRKVSIQEEE, encoded by the coding sequence ATGAGTACATTGACTAATAATAAGAAGGAAAAGTTTCTTTTTGCTATTGACTTAGATGGAACTTTGCTCTCTTCTAGTAGAGAAAATATAGTTCCTGAAAATTGCATTAAGGCTATCCAAAGAGCTAAAGATGAAGGACATGTTGTATGTATTTTTACTGGTCGTCCCTGAAGAAGTACAAAACCAATTTATGATATGTTAGGTCTTAATACAGTTGTTTCTAACTATAATGGTGCACAAATTCATAATCCAAAAGATGATAATTTTATTCCTCACATTAAATATTTAAATTTAAACGAAATGCTTTATATTCTTGGCGATCAAAAAGTTAAAAAAGAAATATCAAATTTAGCTATTGAAGGGCCGGGATGAGTTCAGTTAGAGCACCGTGATGATGATATTGAAGCAGTTTTTGGTTTTAGTTCAGCTGAAAAGTTTTCTGTAGGAATAAATCTTAATAAAGTACCTTTAAGCCCAACCGGTATTGTTTTTGATGTTAAAGAAACAACCGATGCTGAAGAATTAAGAAGGTACTTAAGAGCTAGATATGGTGACCTTGGTGAATTTTCATATTGATCAAAAGGCGAGGGCTTAACACCAGTTTTTGATATCACCAATGTTACTGTAAATAAGGGAAGGGCTCTATCTTTACTATCTAGATATTATGGTGTAGATTTAGACCATACAGTTGCCTTTGGCGATGGATTTAATGATGTTCCAATGTTCAAAGTTGCTACAGTTTCAGTTGTTTTAGGAAATGCAGCTGACTTAGTTAAAAGACATGCTACAGTTAGATTGAAGAAAACTAACAAAGAAGGTGGTGTTGGAGATTACATCAATAAGTTCTTGGATAATCCAGAAAAAGAAATTGCTAAATCCAAAGCAATGGCACTAAAAATGAGAAAAGTTTCTATTCAGGAAGAAGAATAA
- a CDS encoding IS1634-like element ISMbov3 family transposase has protein sequence MKKSKNDAKRQWRTSIARVKKGEYLSIGVPRPDNKGFVYRLGYGYLHELKQYHDDPLTIIKAIIANFPLSWTKEQARTKLDEIFKEKKETKKEVLERFKGYEVVEKLFDYFNIFNDCSPTKSTTLKDVVLQLIYQRIKNPISVFNTYMTAKKEKIDTYSKNSFYRSLDYIAKNKDEILRNLNAKICANTNRKIDVLWFDATTTYFETFSREGYKKPGYSKDGKFKEDQIVIGMATDENGIPLHYKIFPGNVTDSNTFIPFMLEIADIYEVNNVTIIADKGMSVNRNIRFLESKNWKYIISYRMKAGSKQFKEYVLDEKDYVNDGGLIYKTRDIASSYNKKRINGHFRRQIISFSQKRATKDKNDRDILIQNFTKKMNKDNLVSCDDLAGSKKYRFFKPINKGAFYELDIEKIQEDQKYDGYYVYETNRTDLSVKEVINLYSKQWQIESNFKTLKGKLSLRPMYLSTWNHIVGYICLCFISLVFLNYIIYILNSKLGLTGKSKITEHKVINVIKEVKEIEVFVNKQKIETIQVYNDELQESWQTYQILLELLTKEKVT, from the coding sequence ATGAAGAAGTCGAAAAACGATGCAAAAAGACAATGAAGAACATCAATAGCAAGAGTCAAAAAAGGTGAATACTTATCAATTGGAGTGCCAAGACCAGATAACAAAGGTTTTGTATACAGATTAGGATATGGTTATTTGCATGAATTAAAACAATATCACGATGATCCGCTAACAATTATCAAAGCAATTATTGCAAACTTTCCATTGTCTTGAACAAAAGAACAAGCAAGAACTAAATTAGATGAGATTTTTAAAGAGAAAAAAGAGACCAAAAAAGAAGTTTTAGAAAGGTTTAAAGGTTACGAAGTAGTTGAAAAACTATTTGATTATTTCAATATTTTTAACGATTGTTCTCCCACAAAATCGACAACATTAAAAGATGTTGTTTTACAGTTGATTTATCAAAGAATTAAAAATCCAATAAGTGTTTTTAACACTTATATGACAGCAAAAAAAGAAAAAATAGACACTTATTCAAAAAATTCATTTTATAGATCATTAGACTATATAGCAAAAAACAAAGATGAAATTTTAAGAAATTTAAATGCAAAAATTTGTGCAAATACTAATAGAAAAATTGATGTATTATGATTTGATGCAACAACTACTTATTTTGAAACATTTTCTCGTGAAGGTTATAAAAAACCTGGCTATTCAAAAGATGGAAAATTTAAAGAAGACCAGATTGTTATAGGTATGGCAACTGATGAAAATGGGATACCGTTACACTACAAAATATTTCCAGGAAATGTTACTGATTCAAATACTTTCATACCATTTATGCTTGAAATTGCAGATATTTATGAAGTTAACAATGTAACTATAATTGCTGACAAAGGAATGAGCGTTAATAGAAATATTAGATTTTTAGAATCTAAGAATTGAAAATACATAATCTCATATAGAATGAAAGCTGGAAGCAAACAATTTAAAGAGTATGTATTAGATGAAAAAGATTATGTAAATGATGGTGGTTTGATATACAAAACTCGTGATATTGCATCTTCATACAATAAAAAAAGAATTAATGGACATTTTAGAAGACAAATAATTAGTTTTAGTCAAAAACGAGCAACTAAAGACAAAAACGATAGAGACATTTTAATTCAAAATTTCACTAAGAAAATGAATAAAGATAATCTTGTTTCTTGTGATGATCTAGCGGGATCTAAAAAATATAGATTCTTCAAGCCTATAAACAAAGGTGCATTTTATGAACTTGACATAGAAAAAATACAAGAAGATCAAAAATATGATGGATACTATGTTTACGAAACAAACAGAACAGATTTATCAGTAAAAGAAGTTATTAATTTATATTCAAAACAATGACAAATTGAGTCTAATTTCAAGACATTAAAAGGTAAATTATCTCTTCGTCCAATGTATTTATCAACTTGAAACCATATTGTTGGTTACATTTGCTTATGTTTCATTTCATTAGTGTTTTTAAACTACATCATCTACATTCTAAATTCAAAATTAGGACTGACTGGAAAAAGTAAAATCACTGAGCATAAAGTGATTAATGTTATCAAAGAAGTTAAAGAAATTGAAGTATTTGTAAATAAACAAAAAATCGAAACTATACAAGTTTATAACGACGAGTTACAAGAAAGTTGGCAAACTTATCAAATATTATTAGAACTTTTAACAAAAGAAAAAGTCACTTAG